In Thiospirochaeta perfilievii, a single window of DNA contains:
- a CDS encoding IS110 family transposase, translating into MEFMGIDLHTDCFNHCTFNEGTKKKVGTYSIDKESLEKFYKILTPETYVIVESTTNAFKFTELIQNKVKDVFISNTYSMKLISFTNKKTDKVDAEKLARVLKMQIMSGEEQIKRVTLPPPIIQDLRALFSTYKLLGKQRTQLKNRIHSLLKQNLFPFNKVMIFNNKMRDKILNISDSRELKFQLMILFKELDNLDETIILLKKEIEIAGSPYMKEIDILTSMQGISVFTAIAIISDIIDVKRFSNSKNFASYLRSAPKVESSNEKTLIKSTNKQGRKLTIALLYQSLNHFINSNRAIEHWYDKLSEYKKVGKVRMGTCRRFITVIYQLLKKEEYYRFMDTKNHDRKMHDYEVLLRKNRINISKLKEVS; encoded by the coding sequence ATGGAATTCATGGGAATTGACCTTCATACTGACTGCTTTAATCACTGTACATTTAATGAGGGAACAAAAAAGAAAGTAGGAACTTATTCAATTGATAAGGAATCTTTGGAAAAATTTTACAAGATTTTAACACCAGAAACTTATGTAATTGTTGAATCAACAACAAATGCATTCAAGTTTACAGAACTAATCCAAAATAAGGTTAAAGATGTTTTTATTTCTAATACTTATTCAATGAAACTCATCAGCTTTACGAACAAAAAGACTGATAAAGTAGATGCAGAGAAACTAGCAAGAGTTCTCAAAATGCAGATTATGAGTGGTGAAGAACAAATTAAAAGAGTTACTTTGCCTCCTCCAATTATCCAGGATTTAAGAGCTTTATTTTCAACTTATAAACTTCTTGGTAAACAAAGAACTCAACTAAAAAACAGAATTCACTCTTTATTAAAACAAAATCTTTTTCCTTTTAATAAAGTAATGATTTTTAATAATAAAATGAGAGATAAAATATTAAATATTTCAGATTCAAGAGAATTAAAATTTCAACTAATGATTTTGTTTAAAGAACTGGATAATTTAGATGAAACTATTATTTTACTTAAAAAGGAAATTGAAATAGCTGGATCACCATATATGAAAGAGATAGATATACTCACATCTATGCAGGGAATAAGTGTATTTACCGCCATTGCTATTATATCAGATATAATTGATGTGAAAAGGTTTTCAAATTCTAAAAACTTTGCATCTTATTTAAGATCAGCCCCAAAAGTTGAAAGTTCAAATGAAAAGACACTGATTAAGAGTACAAATAAGCAGGGCAGAAAGTTAACAATAGCTCTTCTTTATCAATCATTAAACCATTTTATCAACTCAAACAGGGCAATAGAGCATTGGTATGATAAACTAAGTGAATATAAAAAAGTTGGTAAAGTGAGAATGGGAACTTGTAGAAGATTTATTACAGTCATTTATCAGCTTCTAAAAAAAGAAGAATATTATAGATTCATGGATACTAAAAACCATGATAGGAAAATGCACGATTATGAGGTTTTATTAAGAAAAAACCGGATAAATATTAGCAAATTGAAGGAGGTTTCTTGA